A stretch of Lathyrus oleraceus cultivar Zhongwan6 chromosome 6, CAAS_Psat_ZW6_1.0, whole genome shotgun sequence DNA encodes these proteins:
- the LOC127098036 gene encoding GDSL esterase/lipase At1g54790 yields the protein MGSTYVVALQIVLFCICLVFANSVDFSYPAVFNFGDSNSDTGELTAAKGFQLLPPNGRNYFKTRTGRFCDGRLIVDFLMDAMHLPFLNAYLDSVGLPNFHQGCNFAAAGSTILPANAASISPFGFGSQVSQFQLFKVRVLEFLAGKKFHKYVPAEDYFQKGLYMFDIGQNDIGGAFYSKDLDQILSLIPTILLEFENGIKRLYDNGARNFWIHNTGPLGCLAQNIATFGNDASKLDEQGCLRAHNQAAKAFNLHLQDFCAKLQGQYIDVNVTYVDIFTIKYDLIVNSSKHGFEQPIMACCGYGGPPLNCDSRVSCGLTKILNGTTVTAKGCNDSSVYVNWDGTHYTESANQYVASQILTGKYSNTHFS from the exons ATGGGTTCTACTTATGTTGTTGCATTACAAATTGTGTTATTTTGTATCTGTTTGGTTTTTGCAAATTCGGTTGACTTCAGCTACCCAGCAGTTTTCAACTTTGGTGATTCAAACTCAGACACGGGTGAACTTACTGCGGCGAAGGGCTTTCAACTCCTCCCACCGAACGGAAGAAACTACTTCAAAACTCGAACGGGGAGATTCTGCGATGGCCGTCTCATAGTCGACTTCTTAA TGGATGCGATGCACTTGCCATTCTTAAATGCCTATTTGGATTCAGTTGGTTTACCGAACTTTCATCAAGGATGCAACTTTGCAGCAGCAGGTTCAACTATCCTTCCAGCAAATGCGGCGTCGATCAGTCCATTCGGCTTTGGCTCTCAGGTATCTCAGTTTCAGCTATTCAAAGTTCGGGTTCTTGAATTTCTTGCAG GCAAGAAGTTTCATAAATATGTCCCGGCCGAAGATTATTTCCAGAAGGGGCTATACATGTTTGACATAGGCCAGAACGATATCGGCGGTGCGTTTTATTCAAAAGATTTAGACCAAATACTTTCTTTGATTCCAACAATTCTACTGGAATTTGAAAATGGAATAAAG CGACTATATGACAACGGGGCTAGGAATTTTTGGATACATAATACGGGTCCGCTAGGATGCTTGGCTCAGAATATTGCCACATTTGGCAATGATGCGTCAAAGCTCGATGAACAAGGGTGTCTTCGAGCACACAACCAAGCTGCTAAAGCCTTTAATCTACATCTGCAAGATTTTTGTGCTAAATTGCAGGGCCAGTATATAGATGTAAATGTTACATATGTTGATATCTTTACCATAAAGTATGACCTCATTGTAAACTCCTCAAAACACG GGTTTGAACAACCTATTATGGCTTGTTGTGGATACGGAGGTCCACCATTGAACTGCGACAGTCGCGTTTCTTGTGGATTAACAAAGATCTTGAATGGAACCACAGTTACAGCAAAAGGTTGCAATGATAGTAGTGTGTATGTAAATTGGGACGGGACTCATTACACCGAGTCTGCAAATCAATATGTTGCATCACAAATTCTTACTGGAAAATACTCCAACACGCATTTCTCATAG
- the LOC127098037 gene encoding UPF0603 protein At1g54780, chloroplastic, producing MGTLFPPNSLSPLLNIKPSPSLQPKPNSVFSCKPIVSSLKKNQTLSLKPPSLPSSTSWFTHAQQGLAALAITLALNFSPVLHSGNALASEFDVINERPAKDSYLVDDAGVLSRVTKSDLKRLLSDLESRKNFHINFITLRKLTSKADAFEFADQILERWYPSVEEGNDKGIVVLVTSQKEGAVTGGPAFVQAVGEKILDATVSENLPVLATDEKYNEAIYSTAKRLVAAIDGLPDPGGPLVKDDKRESNFKSKQETEEKRGQFSLVVGGLLVIAFVVPMVQYYAYIAKK from the exons ATGGGAACCCTTTTTCCTCCAAACTCCCTCTCTCCACTTCTCAACATCAAACCTTCACCTTCTCTTCAACCCAAACCAAATTCTGTCTTTTCCTGCAAACCCATTGTTTCATCTCTAAAAAAGAATCAAACTTTATCTCTAAAACCACCATCCCTTCCTTCATCGACTTCTTGGTTCACTCATGCTCAACAGGGTCTTGCAGCTTTAGCTATCACCTTAGCACTTAACTTCAGCCCAGTTCTGCATAGTGGCAATGCATTAGCGTCTGAATTTGATGTGATCAATGAGAGGCCAGCCAAAGATTCATATCTGGTGGATGACGCTGGAGTTCTTAGTAGGGTGACCAAGTCTGATTTGAAACGGTTGTTGTCTGATTTGGAATCAAGGAAGAATTTTCACATCAATTTTATTACACTCAGAAAACTCACG AGTAAAGCTGATGCTTTTGAGTTCGCTGACCAAATTTTGGAGCGTTGGTATCCTTCTGTGGAAGAGGGAAACGATAAGGGCATTGTGGTTCTTGTAACAAGTCAGAAAGAAGGAGCTGTTACCGGTGGACCTGCTTTTGTTCAAGCCGTTGGAGAAAAAATCCTCGATGCTACCGTTTCAGAGAACCTTCCAG TATTGGCTACGGATGAGAAGTACAATGAAGCGATTTATAGCACAGCTAAAAGGCTAGTTGCTGCCATTGATGGGCTTCCAGATCCTGGTGGACCCTTAGTTAAAGACGACAAACGCGAGTCTAACTTCAAATCAAAGCAAGAGACAGAAGAGAAGCGCGGACAATTCTCTCTTGTGGTTGGAGGTTTGTTGGTCATTGCATTTGTTGTTCCTATGGTACAATACTATGCTTATATAGCGAAAAAATAA